Proteins from a genomic interval of Clostridium scatologenes:
- a CDS encoding AAA family ATPase yields MDYIHVKLLGNFIATFNEKNILFPYSKVQALFCYLVIKKQATRDELSTLLWPDMEESISRKNLRNAIYKLKKVFGKEEVIDFLNKSTILFSENIKIDTDVDEFINNKDEVDIYKGEFLKGFVPKDAENFQRWVFEIREYLQGIYIKRLKDKLQSEEITENYNEIEKYCKSVIKVDEFDEEAYRKLICCYKNQRKFNSAIELYNKLSDTLNKELAIVPDAKTTEAFREVLNLMDVRHKEENNGNYFYGRINELRLMENNYKNFINGKNSKSILIKGEMGIGKTSLKERFLQTVEKDKEVYIFETNCYQFENEYALKPWRNIISSLAYVIADSKNKTSGILENIIRELVPEVNNGSTYSKNVKLEDTIELLKHDVVGNILTYILKKISVDKKILLVFEDIQWMDSVSISLLTSMISKCEENNIMFLLTFRNEFNHNVDRFLVSAKKYDRIEIIELNRFTTSEVENFIRKALPKYSLSKEIINKIYVETEGNAFFLKEYLNIIKSENSINIMTSKVQDVLKTRFIDISYDEKKIVEIASLFHDEVPMFILKELTQKDELEIMDIIEKLEGRFILKESINEKNICFKFTHQKLREFQYMNLSEAKKKILHNKIGKIIEKTLKNNIGDINIYYKLIYHFENAYNYIDALKYRIKNLNVYLNFSHELFPIIYYSNESYNELYFNDKETIKSLKEIEKSLDNLKIREENSIEVLKLEVSVLHIKGRYLIRKGEYEEGIKNIQDMIDKANEIECNDYAIEGYKQMIYYCIQTNKSDEMIKYINFGLELAVKCNYYEEVGIILRLKALYKKMVGEYEEAQMLMQESINTLSETKHAFDKYALNIAACYNYMGDIRKRKENFLEALDYYNKAIEICEQKNVLTSLALFYTNAGETAFYTNDYNLSTKYFKKALNIYKKFDLIWGKSIAEAFMSIILMKDGNFEESFKFLKSADMNSKILKNPKEIGTVFRAKAEVRFYVKDNMYFDHIFKGYLDDDFQEYAKQGIMYLNEAMDQHQVDDLNRLIT; encoded by the coding sequence ATGGATTATATCCATGTAAAACTACTTGGGAACTTTATTGCAACTTTTAATGAAAAAAATATATTATTTCCATATAGTAAAGTCCAAGCTCTATTTTGCTATTTGGTAATAAAAAAGCAAGCTACACGAGATGAATTGTCAACACTTTTATGGCCGGATATGGAAGAGAGTATTTCAAGAAAAAATTTAAGAAATGCAATATATAAATTAAAAAAAGTTTTTGGTAAAGAAGAAGTAATAGATTTTTTAAATAAGTCTACAATTCTATTTAGTGAAAATATAAAAATAGATACAGATGTAGATGAATTTATTAATAACAAAGATGAAGTAGATATATATAAAGGTGAATTTTTAAAAGGATTTGTGCCTAAAGATGCTGAAAACTTTCAAAGATGGGTATTTGAAATACGAGAGTATCTTCAAGGAATATATATAAAAAGACTTAAAGATAAATTACAATCAGAAGAAATCACTGAAAACTATAATGAAATTGAGAAATATTGCAAGTCAGTTATAAAAGTTGATGAATTTGATGAGGAAGCTTATAGAAAGTTAATTTGTTGCTATAAAAATCAAAGAAAATTTAATAGTGCTATTGAATTATACAATAAACTTTCAGATACGCTAAATAAAGAATTAGCTATAGTTCCTGATGCTAAAACAACTGAGGCTTTTAGAGAAGTATTAAATTTAATGGATGTAAGACATAAAGAAGAAAATAATGGAAATTATTTTTATGGAAGAATTAATGAATTAAGACTTATGGAGAATAATTATAAAAATTTTATTAATGGTAAAAACTCAAAGTCAATATTGATAAAAGGTGAAATGGGTATAGGTAAAACAAGTCTTAAAGAGAGATTTCTTCAGACTGTTGAAAAAGATAAAGAAGTCTATATTTTTGAAACAAATTGCTATCAGTTTGAAAATGAATATGCATTAAAGCCTTGGAGAAATATAATTTCAAGCTTGGCTTATGTTATAGCTGATAGTAAAAATAAAACTTCTGGTATTTTGGAAAATATAATAAGGGAACTTGTTCCAGAAGTAAATAATGGTTCTACATATTCAAAAAATGTTAAATTAGAGGATACTATAGAGCTATTAAAGCATGATGTGGTTGGAAATATATTAACATACATATTAAAAAAAATATCTGTTGATAAAAAAATTTTATTAGTATTTGAAGACATACAATGGATGGATTCAGTTAGTATTTCTTTACTTACAAGTATGATATCTAAATGTGAAGAAAATAATATAATGTTTTTGCTTACGTTTAGAAATGAATTTAATCATAATGTAGATAGATTTTTAGTTTCTGCAAAAAAATATGACAGAATTGAAATTATAGAGCTTAACAGATTTACTACTTCTGAAGTAGAAAATTTCATAAGAAAAGCTTTACCTAAATATAGTTTGTCAAAGGAAATTATAAATAAAATATATGTAGAAACTGAAGGAAATGCATTTTTTCTTAAAGAATATCTTAATATAATAAAGTCAGAAAATAGCATAAATATAATGACATCTAAGGTACAGGATGTTTTAAAAACTAGATTTATAGACATATCTTATGATGAAAAAAAAATAGTTGAAATAGCATCTTTATTTCATGATGAAGTACCTATGTTTATATTAAAAGAACTAACACAAAAAGATGAACTGGAAATTATGGATATAATAGAAAAGCTTGAAGGAAGATTTATTTTAAAAGAGTCAATAAATGAAAAAAATATATGTTTTAAATTTACCCACCAAAAGTTAAGAGAATTTCAATATATGAATTTATCTGAAGCAAAAAAGAAAATACTTCATAATAAAATAGGCAAAATAATAGAAAAAACCTTGAAAAATAACATAGGAGATATCAATATCTATTATAAATTGATATATCATTTTGAAAATGCATATAACTATATAGATGCTCTTAAATATAGAATTAAAAATTTAAATGTTTATCTTAATTTTAGTCATGAGCTTTTTCCTATAATCTATTATAGTAATGAATCTTATAATGAATTATATTTTAATGACAAAGAAACAATTAAAAGTCTTAAGGAAATTGAAAAATCTTTGGATAATTTAAAAATTAGAGAAGAAAATTCTATTGAAGTACTAAAATTGGAAGTAAGTGTGCTTCATATAAAAGGAAGATATTTGATACGGAAAGGCGAGTATGAAGAGGGAATAAAGAATATCCAAGATATGATAGATAAGGCTAATGAAATTGAGTGTAATGATTATGCTATAGAAGGATATAAGCAAATGATTTACTATTGTATTCAAACAAATAAAAGCGATGAAATGATAAAATATATAAATTTTGGACTTGAACTAGCTGTGAAGTGTAATTATTATGAAGAGGTTGGAATAATATTAAGACTCAAGGCTTTATATAAAAAGATGGTGGGAGAATATGAAGAGGCTCAAATGTTAATGCAGGAATCTATAAATACTTTAAGCGAAACTAAGCATGCTTTTGATAAATATGCTTTAAATATAGCTGCTTGCTATAATTATATGGGAGACATAAGAAAGAGAAAAGAAAACTTTTTAGAAGCATTAGATTACTATAATAAAGCTATTGAAATATGTGAACAAAAAAATGTACTGACTAGTCTTGCTTTGTTCTATACTAATGCAGGAGAAACAGCTTTTTATACAAATGATTATAATCTATCAACGAAGTATTTTAAAAAGGCCTTAAATATTTATAAAAAGTTTGATCTCATATGGGGGAAATCCATAGCTGAGGCCTTTATGTCAATAATTTTAATGAAAGATGGGAATTTTGAAGAATCTTTTAAGTTTTTAAAAAGTGCTGATATGAATTCCAAGATTTTAAAAAATCCAAAAGAAATAGGTACGGTTTTTAGAGCTAAAGCAGAAGTGCGATTTTATGTGAAAGATAATATGTATTTTGATCATATATTTAAAGGTT